In Capsicum annuum cultivar UCD-10X-F1 chromosome 8, UCD10Xv1.1, whole genome shotgun sequence, the genomic window TTATGACTTTTAGCTAAAGTTATAAGTGATTTTAAAAAACCCAATCCAAATATCCTTTCATTAACCCATGATCCCTAGTTCACACTTAAGTAGGTATGAAATGACATTTATTTCAAATCTTACAATAGAATTGGCCTAGtcttgttttctttttcaattcCATATCTAACAACTGAAGAATtcagagaaaaaaatgagaaaattataTTACAATTCTATACCTTAAATCAGTCTCCTTAACAGTAAACTTGTATGCTGCTTATACCTTCACTATACTGTTTACTGCATTAATACTTAGTAGCCTGTATAGATTCCACCTTCATGCTTAATAGTTCTATGTTCTgaattattatcatttttgtcTAATGTGAAGTGCAATGACTTATATTCTTCACTGCAAACTGTGTTTGCAACTTCAATCTCTTCTATAGAGAGCTGTATCTGAGTAAGATACCACCATTCTCTGTCTATTGATTCGATGTCTCCAACCATAACCTTGATTTTCCTCATTCAAGAACTTGTCGTTTCTATTCATTTCTGGTGCTGCAACATCCTTATTTTTCTCACTTCCGCTGCTAAATTCACTGTTCAATGTCACTGTTGTCATTGGATCACTGATCGAAGAGTCAGTACCGTTGTTTTCTTCCTGAAGAGTCTTGAGAATCTTGACAACGTCATCCATTGTAGGCCTAGGCTTAGGATAATGACTTAAGCATTTGAATGCTACTAATGCTGCTGTTTGTGCCCCTTTGATTGGGTATTCACCTTCAAGTCTTCTATCCATCACATCAGCAACTCTCTTTGGATCTCTTAGATATGGCCTTAACCATTCAACTAAATTATGTTTTCCTTCTCTTCTTGATTTATCTAAAGACCTTTTACCAGTCAGCAGTTCCAACAGAACTGCCCCAAAGCTGTATACATCACTCATTGTCGTCAAATGACCTGGAAATGAATTAGCTAATCACATGTTGGGCTAGAAAAGTCTCAATAATCACTCTTTCCAATtctagaatgtcttagattagtTTCCAAGGATGAACTAATGGAATCATGAATTTATTGACCATCAAGTAAATCAATTGCGCTGTTGAAGTACTTATCAATTGAATAAAATTTATAATGAAAATGAGTAGTTTACCTGTCATGATGTATTCAGGGGCTGCATAGCCATGTGTACCCATTATTCGTGTGGAT contains:
- the LOC107838861 gene encoding serine/threonine-protein kinase RIPK isoform X2, producing MAEIIFLGQLRHPHLVKLIGYCWEDSNRLLVYEFLPRGSLENQLFGKFSITLSWSTRMKIALGAAKGLAFLHEGDKPVIYRDFKASNILIDSDYSAKLSDFGLAKDGPKGDDTHVSTRIMGTHGYAAPEYIMTGHLTTMSDVYSFGAVLLELLTGKRSLDKSRREGKHNLVEWLRPYLRDPKRVADVMDRRLEGEYPIKGAQTAALVAFKCLSHYPKPRPTMDDVVKILKTLQEENNGTDSSISDPMTTVTLNSEFSSGSEKNKDVAAPEMNRNDKFLNEENQGYGWRHRINRQRMVVSYSDTALYRRD